Part of the Thunnus albacares chromosome 11, fThuAlb1.1, whole genome shotgun sequence genome, tcttattgtaACCATCATCTTGGATAAAAACCTGCATGAACCAATGTATGTTCTATTATGTACTTTTTGCATGAATGGACTTTATGGAACAGCAGGTTTTTACCCCAAATTTCTCTGGGATCTGCTCTCTCCTGTCCATGTTATTTCTTATGCTGGATGCCTTGTTCAAGCTCTAGTAATGTACTCCTTTGTTTGCAGTGATCTGTCTATTCTTGCAGTAATGGCATATGACAGATATCTGGCTATATGTCAACCACTGGAGTATCATGCTATCATGTCAAAGCAAAAACTCTTTTATTTAGTGTGTCTCTCTTGGATAACACCTTTCTGCATTATGGCTGTAAATATATTTCTAGCATCTAGGTTAAAGTTGTGCAGCCAATATATTCGCAGGCTGTATTGTGTGAATTGGATTATTGTTAAACTTGCTTGTTCCCCAGCTGAAACTACTGTTAACAGCATCGTTGCatacataacaataataatctaTGTATTTCATGGTTTTTTTATCATTTGGTCATACATGTATCTGATCAAAACATGTGTGAATTCTCTAGAAAAAAGGGCAAAGTTCATGCAAACATGTGTTCCACATTTAACTTCCTTGATCACTTTTCTTGTGTCTGTACTTTTTGATGGTATGAATATGCGATTTAGTTCAAAAGATCTGCCTCAAACCCTTCAGAACTTTGTTGCAATAGAATATCTTCTCATACCTCCAATTATGAATCCAATCATTTACGGTTTCAAACTGACCAAAATTCGTAAGAGAATTGTgggtttcattcattttaaaattaactgACTTTTGTATTATATGTACAAAATACTCCAAATCCTCtaataatgcatttattttaattcacaAAGCACAATCATAAGTCAAAATAGAGAACttgctttttattaaattcaaatttatgtCATCCTCTGTGTAGAATTTTAATTCTTTATTCATAAGATTACCAAATGCCTCATTGTTTGTGtatgtacttgtacttgtagagactgtaaatgcacaaaGGATAAAAGAGAGACAtgccaaaaatagaaaaattaaatgaattaaccTGTCAAATTTAAACATGTGAACTTGCTatctgaaatgaacaaaatatttatataaaaaggAGGTAGAGGAGTTATCTGTCGCATTCTTGAACTGCATAATGATTTCAGTTTCAGCTGAGATGAGGACAGACCCTGAGAGTATAGCTGACACTGTTGACAGTCTCAGgaaatctttttctctctcagccaTTTACTGGACTAAGGAAGGACATAGAGATTTTTTCACCATATCTACTGTATGCTTCTCATCTTCTCTTGGCTCTTTAAATATTGCATTGTATGAGCATTATTTGACCAATTATAGCctcttttttattgttcataTGTAAGCTTTGCTGACTcataagaaatgtgtttttccatgtTGAACTGGAAGTCGACATTTGAAGTTGCATCACTGGATTTCTGCTCCcatgttttaaaaatctttttacatgtattttaccctttcaaaaaaatcaattcttaATACACCTTGTTTGCCTTTGTGGGAACTTTTTACACTCAACATCATGTGCCCTCAGAAAGTGTGACATGTTCGTGGTATATGTCCTTCTCCATAATGTCACAATTAGAGTGACACCTTGAAGAACAAATGAAAGACCCTGAGGAGTGACGACTTATCAAACCTGATGATATCCAAGATGGAAGAGCAGTCCAATATACCAAACCTATTATTCCTGTAAACTCAGTCatcaaatacagacaaaattaatttgtatttgtcttctttatttcaaataaaaatgcaataatgaTCACTTTTGGAAATTTCTGAACATCATCCACCCAACCTCAAAGTGGCTATaaccaatatttttataataacaatgtgttAATCTCAGAGATGTTGCTTCTAATGATGAAACTAAAGAGAATTATTCCCAGACTCTGCAGCTTccctcagctttacagagctttataacaagtttcagctcattgtttagctgtccagcgGCAACTTTACTGCTTTGGCTCACTGTGactgctctcatagtgtcatttttggtcacagcaggcagctgctttcagagaaaagctctaaaaactcactgtacaccaccagctcagcaccaaatggcaaacagacacagcaactagctggtgaagcacttagcagctaaagagccagatatttccctcaagagttggtagacataaaaaaacaaacgagctaaaagagagtgattattggacttatatttgtcagatgaacagaaacacaactccaaatgaatgttgttCTGTAACAACCgaatgtggaaataagcaactgttcgCTAAGTTGAACAAGTTCAActtatcaacttaaaaggtgatgatatgtcagtgcaGTGTGTTACAACTAGTTTACGCTGCCCCCACTTGGCCAAaaacagttaatgcaggtttaagtagTGTTCCAGTTGTACAATATTTCTAGTTTATCTCTTATTTGAAGCCACGTTACAGATAACCGGTGGATTGGTCCTTTCTGGTTGAGAATGAGTCACTATCCCAAGTGAAGGAGTTCACTACTTGGGGCGATTTGCTGGTCAATCAACCTATGGTCATAAAATtaaatgacttttgttttacatgttaatgACACTCAAAATCCTATAAGAATGTATTTAATTCAAACCTGCAGTGctttaacatataaatgaacatccgttacattcaagcccttgccaaacgagtcacacaatgctgattaagcctatcgCCACTGCATAAATCTACAATCAACATGGATGTTTAGTTTAGCTCTGAACATTGCTCGCTCGCATGACAAAATATTTGAGTCCATAGTCAACGTCACATCATCAAGTTGCTTTTGAGAGGAAAGAAGCCAAGCAGGTGATATTCTAGTAACAATTCATCCATGTCTGTCGGTACAGTTGTGAGAGGATCTTTGGACAGGAACATGGATTCATAACTAGATTATTAATTAGCCATGACCAATGATCAACCATGATCCAACCAGTGTGCTTGAAGGTTAAAgaaatgtgatgatgtgatgaagaaattatgcattttttaGATACTAAAGGAGGCTGATAAAAATTCAACATTAGTGGAGAATGCCACTCTCCAAGCCCTCAAGTtacatattgtttattttttatattaggTAAAGACTTCAACTAGTTGATAAAAGATGAAACCTCCTCCAGACCATCGATTGGCTGGTTTGAATTCCCAGCTCGTGTGTTGAACGAGATAAAAATAACAGTGAGAAGAGAGAACAGACACTGTTAGGGACTTGGTTACACAGCacaggaaaaagcaaaaaaaaaattgttctgCTATGATGGATAATGTTTCTTTAATGCTTTTTCTTTCAGgtttaaatgaaacaaagaacCACCAATTTGCTGTCTTCTTTCTTGCTttactgtattactgtgtgATTTTGCTGGTAaatatttctcttattgtaACCATCATCTTGGATAAAAACCTGCATGAACCAATGTATGTTCTATTATGTACTTTTTGCATAAATGGACTTTATGGAACAACAGGTTTTTACCCCAAATTTCTCTGGGATCTGCTCTCTCCTGTCCATGTTATCTCATATTCTGGATGCCTTATTCAGGCTCTGGTAATTTACTCCTTTGCTACCAGTGATCTGTCTATTCTTGCAGTAATGGCATATGACAGATATCTGGCCATATGTCAACCACTGGAGTATCACGCTATCATGTCAAAGCAAAAACTCTTTTATTTAGTGTCTTTTTCTTGGATAACACCTTTCTGTATTGTGGctgtaaatatatttctgaCATCTAGATTAAAATTATGCAGCTCATATATTCGCAGGCTCCTTTGCTCAAATTGGACTATTGTTACACTTGCTTGTTTCCCAGCTGAAACCCTTATTAACAACATTATTGCCTACATTTCAATAATCATTTATGTATGTCATGGCTTTTTTATAGTTTGGTCCTACATACATCTTATCAAAACATGTGCGAATTCTATAGAAAAAAGGGCAAAATTCATGCAAACATGTGTGCCACATATAACATCCTTGGTCACTTTTCTTGTGACAATACTTTTTGATCCAATGCATATGCGATTTGGTTCAAAAGATTTGCCTCAAAACCTTCAAAACTTAATTGCGATAGAATTCCTTATCATACCACCTATTGTGAATCCTCTAATTTATGGTTTTAAATTGACCAAGATTCGAAACAGAATTCTGGGTTTTGTATATAtcaaaatgaaatgatatgtATACATTACTAATTGTCTTACTTATTAAGGAAACTCCCATATTGTATACAGTGTCCTACAACGTTTATAATGCATTTGTTCTTGGCTGTAAAATCTTATGAATATTATGAGGTTGTATACATTGCAAAATGGAAATCCTGCATACATCCATGTCACCAAATGATGATTTTTAACTAACCATTTGCAttgtattaaattaaatttgtgtTCACTTCTGTGTGGAACTGCTgaactgctgaagcctcatataagcttcaaataaacctttaaatacatttttgcacaaaatgactgtgtggaccTATCCTTTAAGGTTTTAAACTAAATGTCTATTCTGGTGCACAAATGTACTTGGCACAGGGTTTATTTACATCTTCTGGATGTAGCCAATGGTCAGTAGTCAATTGCAGTCATTCCTATTGTTGAACTGCACATGTTTATAGTATCCATTTCTATCATTATAACAGCCTTTTGTAAAAGTCTACAGTGTGCCAAAACATCAAAGTCAAAATCTGACAGACCTCCAGTCCAACAGCTATATTTGGTTGCTTGACTGAGCTTTTTCTAAATATTATGTTACTGCTActgtgtaaaatattttttcaactgTCTGCAAACCTCCATTAACACATTTTCCTTATGTTTGAGGCATGATTGTATTTTGATACCAGTTCACACTCCTCAGCTGTGAATGAGAgagctgctttttgtttttgttttttacacagAGCTAATGTCAGTCAGAATGTGTCCTTGCTTTTTTGTCAGATGACTCTGCATTGTTTTGCCCCCTGCGTTGGCACATCTATTATGTCAACACATTGCCCCCCCatccaaatgaatgagagggctgtTATTTTTAAGCAGGACAAATAAAGTTGGTCTGAACCTTGCCTAAGGTAAAGTAGGCTCACATTAGTAAAGGAGGTTAGATATAACTGAGagctaaaaaataaataaaatgatattatatataatCTTGTTTAACTTGCATTTATGTACTTGCTTATAACTTGTCTGAGCAGGTAAGTAATTATTAAAAACAGGTTGTCTTTTTGGTATATCATAATCAGTGCTGATCTTTAGCAGTTGTTGGGTTTATGCACCAAATATTGTGCTGAGATATATATCTGCTAACAAGACATGCTTCCTTACAATATCTTAATGTGGTCTGTCTGTTCAGGGGTTACTGCTCACCTGTGTGCTATAAAACGAGCAATAGGTGAGACTTATAGTCACTTTCCATGATGCCATATGTGTTCACATTTTGCAGTGCCAGTCATATGTTTGTCAGAATAATTGTGCTCACATGTCAAATTCTGATAAGAAATCTCATTAATAAATGTATGTGCAGTTGGGAGAGTGGAGATATGATTCACTGGTAGTGTCAAGTATTTGTCTACTTTCTTAttctctgtcttcatttttttatgtttgtcttttatttgtttggtaAATGTCGGTTGAGTATGCCAGTGAAGTTAAAAGTCAAAAGAAAAGCAGGTGTGAAGTTATCATTAAAGGTTATAGTGTGAAGTATTCACACCAGGGGACAAGACAAATAATTAATGACACACAAAACAGTCCTAAAATCTGACAGTGTTTAGTTTTGCTCATTAGACACTGAAAGCTAATTGCCTTATATTTTGTGCCAGATTTTATGAGCATGGCCATATTgcacaatcattttttttaaaattccacGTTATGCAATGAAATAAAGCTCTTTATTCAGACCAAATTTAAAGCTAAAATAGCTTTTCATCATGCACCTCAGCCTTTATTCTCTAtttcagtggttctcaaactttttcatgtcaatgtcccctaaactgacaaaaattGGACCAGGGACCCCCATTTGGTAAGATTTAGTCCAAAGAttcccccatctgataagatttttaattttagatgttctattacagaaagtgtatgaaacccatgaccaaaatagtcatatattctgtcattgtgttacttatgtgaaaataaatgattcccctttttgctggggacaccctggaaccccctcaaggcCCCCCTTTGAAAACCACTactttatttcatgttttggcATTTACACACCCTTTGGTTTCATTCATATCCTGACCAGAAGTTATTTTACCTGACGGCCACATGATAACAGCCGTAGCGCGAGCACACCCGCATTCCGTGAAGACCCGCCCTACcctgtttctgattggccagtaGTCGTTACCTTCGTTGCTAagattggttaggtttaagcatAAGGAATGATACGATTGGGTTAGAGTAAGAATATCATGGTcgaagccaatcagaggcagagtaggggcgGGTCTTCACGGAAtgcgggtgggaaaaaaaaactgccggGAGCAGAGCAGCGGGGGAGCCGCGCCGTCCTCACCGATTCCCACTCCACACCACTCGGTGGCGGTAATACGCCGTTTCGTTTACCAACCGTGACAAAACatcagaaagaagaagaaggccgACGGCAGACTGTGGACACTGCAGTACATGCGACCGTACAACTGCTCTCAGCCCgtgttctgttttttcctcaacACCAGCGACGACACGGAGGAAAACAGACGTCCGTGTTTTGAAGTGAAGTGGCGGTGAAGATTTCAACGAAATCCCAACTTTCGCTTACCTGCACGAAACGTGAGTAGGCTGTTTGCGTGTTATTTTGGGGGGCTGCGGAGGATGAAACAAACGGTGTTGCTAATATGATTTGGGTTCCGGCTGTGTTTATGTAATATTAGGCTACTAATCCTCTAGAACAGCGGTTCAAATTATTTTACCCCACTGGTCATCCAAAATGTGAACTTTTACCCGTGTAAGCCTTGTGAAATTATCCTGCGTGTATGAAACACGACTGTGGGATTTATGGCTGTCATCTTACCCCAGCTTTACCCTGACAGCGCTGCCTGTGAAGGTCTGCCAGGGACACCGCATCATGTACAATTCACAGAGATACTGTCATGTTAACGCAGTGCTAGCTGCATTAAGGTGTTATACAGGTATGCTCTGCAGCGTTCAAATCTGCTCTTGTCTCATCCGCACACGCGTTTGTAATATCCCATATTGGACGGCgaggagagaaaaaatgacAGAGTAATGTGGGCTAATACTATAAGATATTCAGAAGCTGTAAATTCCTGCCTAAAAATTGTCACAACTGGATTTTTTACACATGTCAGCGACACTGACTTAACATCTGATTCCTCGGTTACTTATCTTAATgggaaacaaactgaaatatgGACTACTGTACGTTACTGCTTACAGTTTTGCATAGCATGTCCCCATATGATGAAAtccagacagtgtttcccacaTTGCACCTGTGAATGCTCTGACACTGCTCCATGTCTGTGTCATCTGGGGAAAAGCAGTcagagtacatttttttttgggtgTCATTCTTTCTTTCACAGGTAGTTTATTgacttgggtttttttttttttttttttttaaccagacACAGTACTCACCACTAAGGCAGGTGGAGCTCTTTGACAGAAGGAGCCAGAAGTGGCTCTGGTCCTGCTGAAATTATTGAGGCCAAGTTAGAGTTGCATGTTGAGAAGGAACTGCTTCTCATAATCCTTACTAGTTTTCAATGTTGAATGAAGCCAGATGCATCATTTAATAACTATGGGAATTGTTGctggggaaaaaataaataaataaaaaaattgctTTTGCAAAATATAGTAGAAATCTTTCAAATTAAAGTCGGTCTCGCCTTCTACTTCAGGTTGTTCTTAATGTACGTTTTTGATGCAAActttgagaaaaaataattatatgcATCATCCATTAGCAAACATGTCCGGTGGCTACAGTGGTGGCGCTAATCCTTTACTGCTTGTCATTCAaccttttattaaaatgaatgatttctgGTCTATGTCAGTCCAGCAATGTGTTAATTTGTGCACACAGCATAAAATGACCTAGCGGCTAGACGTAATAAGACCTATAAGTAGAACTGAAACCACAGCTCTAGTCTGAACGTTGTCAGAAACATTGCATGATAAAGTCTGCAAAACCTTATAAGCTTCCATCTATTTTTAATTCTCAAAAAGGCAATAGTACCTCTGGTGTTACAATGGGCATACTGTAACCTGATAATCCCATTAAAATTGAAAGCACAAAATAAAACCCAGATGAACTTGATGTGGAAGTGGGTGTAGTGGGTTGTGCAGAAATACTCTGCTGgcacaaaaaaaagtcaaacagcaAATATAAAGCATGAAATCTCCCCTCTTAAAGTACTGATTAAGATCATCTtaataagttttaaaatctaTGTTTTAGGAATGTCTTTGATGGTGTCTTTAGTTTTCAACTGGCGGCATCACAATATTATGATGTGTCATCAATTTTGATACAAAAAAGTTTTGGATACTTCTcctaaaaaaaggaaaatgctcGCAATAAAATATATCTACCAATGACAGATGTCCCGAGCTGACCCTAAGGATCGTTTTCAGGGGTGATCTGGGCGTAAATAGCTGCCAAAATAGACCTGATCAAATGCAGATCATTGCTTTACTGAACTCAACCACttcagtagggctgcaactatttattattttcattatcaattaatctgctgaatgttttttccattaatcgattaattgattagtctatagaacgtcagaaaatagtgaaaaatgctcataaTGTTGTAGAGCtcatggtgatgtcttcaaatgtct contains:
- the LOC122992651 gene encoding olfactory receptor 1D2-like produces the protein MDNSSFVHFFVLSGITETKNHRFAIFFLTLLCYCVILLVNISLIVTIILDKNLHEPMYVLLCTFCMNGLYGTAGFYPKFLWDLLSPVHVISYAGCLVQALVMYSFVCSDLSILAVMAYDRYLAICQPLEYHAIMSKQKLFYLVCLSWITPFCIMAVNIFLASRLKLCSQYIRRLYCVNWIIVKLACSPAETTVNSIVAYITIIIYVFHGFFIIWSYMYLIKTCVNSLEKRAKFMQTCVPHLTSLITFLVSVLFDGMNMRFSSKDLPQTLQNFVAIEYLLIPPIMNPIIYGFKLTKIRKRIVGFIHFKIN
- the LOC122992610 gene encoding olfactory receptor 142-like, producing MMDNVSLMLFLSGLNETKNHQFAVFFLALLYYCVILLVNISLIVTIILDKNLHEPMYVLLCTFCINGLYGTTGFYPKFLWDLLSPVHVISYSGCLIQALVIYSFATSDLSILAVMAYDRYLAICQPLEYHAIMSKQKLFYLVSFSWITPFCIVAVNIFLTSRLKLCSSYIRRLLCSNWTIVTLACFPAETLINNIIAYISIIIYVCHGFFIVWSYIHLIKTCANSIEKRAKFMQTCVPHITSLVTFLVTILFDPMHMRFGSKDLPQNLQNLIAIEFLIIPPIVNPLIYGFKLTKIRNRILGFVYIKMK